One Streptococcus gallolyticus subsp. gallolyticus DSM 16831 DNA window includes the following coding sequences:
- a CDS encoding CBS domain-containing protein, with protein sequence MAVKDFMTKKVVYVSPDTTVAHAADMMREQGLRRLPVIENDKLVGIVTERTMAEASPSKATTLSIYEMNYLLNKTKIRDVMIRDVVTVSPYASLEDAIYTMMKNRVGIVPVVESGQVYGVITDKDVFKAFLEISGYGEEGIRVAISADDTVGTLAKIVDTISNDNLNIKRTVVATRKSGKVAIEIQIDGKADVADLREKLLNQGIQVDAIELTEAKSLD encoded by the coding sequence ATGGCAGTAAAAGATTTTATGACTAAAAAAGTTGTTTATGTGTCTCCTGATACAACAGTAGCACATGCGGCTGATATGATGAGAGAACAAGGCTTGCGTCGCTTGCCTGTTATCGAAAATGATAAGCTTGTCGGGATTGTTACCGAAAGAACAATGGCAGAAGCTAGTCCTTCAAAAGCAACGACTTTGTCAATTTATGAGATGAATTATTTGCTTAATAAAACTAAAATTCGTGACGTGATGATTCGCGATGTTGTGACGGTTTCACCGTACGCAAGTCTAGAAGATGCGATTTATACCATGATGAAAAATCGTGTTGGAATTGTTCCTGTTGTCGAAAGCGGCCAAGTCTATGGTGTCATCACAGATAAAGATGTTTTCAAAGCTTTTCTTGAAATTTCTGGTTATGGCGAAGAAGGTATTCGCGTGGCTATTTCGGCTGATGATACGGTTGGAACTTTGGCAAAAATTGTAGATACGATTTCAAACGACAATCTCAATATCAAACGTACCGTTGTTGCCACTCGTAAATCTGGAAAAGTTGCTATTGAAATTCAAATCGACGGTAAAGCTGACGTTGCAGATTTGCGTGAAAAATTGCTTAACCAAGGCATTCAAGTTGATGCGATTGAATTAACAGAAGCAAAATCATTGGATTGA